The genomic interval CCTCTCATCATACTTCCACCCCTCCGCGCCCTCAATAACATGAAACGTATACGCAAACCGACTCCGCTCACTGGTGTTCTTCTCACTCTTATGCAAAACATTGCCATGAATCAAAACCAACGACCCAGCCTTGACCTCTAGaacctccacatcctcctccttaGGCCCCTgaccctcttcctcttcctcctccttccccctCGGCAAACCGGGCCCATCATTCTCCACAAACTCCGTCCCAACCACCTCCCCTTCCCCATTAACCCTCCTCACAAACCTCCTCTTAATCCTCCCCCCAGCCTTCCCCCGATGGGAACCCGGATACATCCCCAAAGTCGCATTCCCGGGTCCAGCATCCTGCAACGCAAACCACCACCCCACCGCACTCGGCGGATCCGTATACAAAAACTCCGAATCCCGATGCGGCGGCACCGCCCCCCCAATCCCCGGCTGCTTACATATCACCATACTCTGCAGCACCCGGGGATCCTTAAACCCCAAGGACCTCGCGATCGCCGCATTGCGTTCGCACAGCGACACGGCCCGGAACGGCTCCGAGAGACTGTGCAGCGAGTGCCCGATCTTGTTCACGGCTTGCTGCTTGGGTTTCAGGAGCGTGGGTTTTCCGGTGGTTGGGTCGGGGGTCGCGGAGATGGCGTCGGGTTCGAAGAAGTATCGGATTTTGTCGCCTGAGGTGAGGAAGTAGGTGTCGCCGACGTGGGGTTTGCTGTTGGTGTCCAGGTCGTCGCCGGTTGTGAATTGCGTTAGGGG from Aspergillus flavus chromosome 7, complete sequence carries:
- a CDS encoding phytanoyl-CoA dioxygenase family protein (phytanoyl-coa dioxygenase family protein), producing MEGLTPTQLTTFHEKGYLVLPNHLTPTEITSLLTETHHLLDTFPLDTHPLTQFTTGDDLDTNSKPHVGDTYFLTSGDKIRYFFEPDAISATPDPTTGKPTLLKPKQQAVNKIGHSLHSLSEPFRAVSLCERNAAIARSLGFKDPRVLQSMVICKQPGIGGAVPPHRDSEFLYTDPPSAVGWWFALQDAGPGNATLGMYPGSHRGKAGGRIKRRFVRRVNGEGEVVGTEFVENDGPGLPRGKEEEEEEGQGPKEEDVEVLEVKAGSLVLIHGNVLHKSEKNTSERSRFAYTFHVIEGAEGWKYDERNWLQPPENGEDFSKLYQ